Proteins from one Plasmodium cynomolgi strain B DNA, chromosome 10, whole genome shotgun sequence genomic window:
- a CDS encoding hypothetical protein (putative) — MLKMRCFIRGIRYFCLILAVANTVASGFNFDNGITQKKYLVLPKSYFDCKNYNVISKRRSSLSVNHGELYCDEDPFCNYFLYNGTKQEIRLCYDKKFVLKRPRHDELWLASVKEKIFEQFSPALVNTQGICNHKVEKFSFQTLNEAIKTAKEKMQNFMVLNFQPILKDGNKMENKIEGYFCEVIDYFIDRESYVVFDFAKLENPHQSCLRTKKCGARGSIQSDDSKHEEGVNPGDVVEAHKF, encoded by the exons ATGTTGAAAATGAGGTGCTTCATCCGAGGGATACGCTACTTTTGTCTGATCCTGGCAGTTGCCAATACCGTG GCGTCCGGCTTCAACTTCGACAACGGGATAACacaaaagaaatatttggTCCTTCCaa aatcGTATTTTGACtgcaaaaattacaatg TTATAAGTAAAAGGAGATCTTCCCTGAGCGTAAACCACGGAGAACTG TATTGTGACGAAGACCCCTTCTGCAACTACTTCCTATACAATGGCACAAAGCAAGAAATCCGACTTTGCtatgacaaaaaatttgtcctTAAAAGGCCCAGACATGACGAACT GTGGCTTGCCAgcgtgaaggaaaaaatctttGAGCAATTTTCCCCAGCACTTGTAAACACACAAGGTATATGTAACCACAAGGTGGAGAAGTTTTCCTTTCAAACCCTAAATGAGGCCATAAAAACGGCAAAG gaaaaaatgcaaaacttTATGGTACTGAATTTTCAGCCTATTCTGAAAGATGgtaacaaaatgg aaaacaaaattgagggGTACTTCTGCGAAGTGATAGATTACTTCATCGATCGGGAAAGTTACGTCGTGTTCGATTTTGCCAAGTTGGAAAATCCTCATCAGTCATGCCTCAGGACGAAGAAATGTGGAGCACGTGGATCG ATACAATCAGATGATAGCAAACACGAGGAGGGCGTAAACCCAGGAGATGTGGTAGAAGCTCACAAATTTTAA
- a CDS encoding F-actin capping protein alpha subunit (putative) has product MESLLNEKKNFIKHVLMNAPPGKVADLVSDLKTLFGTSAVIQNSIEEAVAAHNEKNYAIIPLSGDEYVRVLSNESSCFFLEAAVVITCEESKVGNSYLQPNLKSLLDVNHLKKVNTTTDFEEVSYPELLENYRKSCSAKLEEYVQVHYTNWNELQTINYPTVNINSKNGLSVKCCSSVYATENEGRFNLHLIICCDRHYLKNFHASSWRSSWSVTFLTTDEEVLLNGTIDIVLTYFEDANINFKATKSFEKRVHVNNDVDNFSANILSAIRECENCALYELNEFLIHIDTELIKNTRKIIPFNGDKFDWKETYHDIPTQIKSAHACKYVCVETRAYSQKLHI; this is encoded by the exons ATGGAAAGCCTActgaatgaaaagaaaaattttattaaacatGTTTTGATGAACGCGCCTCCTGGGAAAGTAGCCGACTTGGTGTCAG ACTTAAAAACCCTCTTTGGAACAAGTGCGGTGATTCAAAATTCAATTGAAGAAGCCGTGGCCGCTCACAATGAAAAGAACTACGCCATCATTCCCCTCTCGGGTGACGAATATGTAAGAGTCCTGTCAAATGAATCGAGCTGCTTTTTCCTTGAGGCAGCAGTA GTCATAACCTGTGAGGAGTCCAAAGTTGGCAATTCGTACCTCCAGCCGAATCTGAAATCGTTGCTCGATGTTAACCACTTGAAGAAG GTAAACACGACGACGGACTTTGAAGAAGTGAGCTACCCAGAGCTTTTGGAAAATTACAG AAAAAGCTGCAGCGCAAAACTGGAGGAGTATGTCCAAGTGCACTACACGAATTGGAACGAACTGCAAACGATTAATTACCCAACTGTTAATATCAACTCGAAGAATGGCCTTAGTGTGAAATGCTGCTCGTCCGTCTACGCTACGGAAAACGAAGGCAGATTTAACCTCCACCTTATCATATGTTGCGACAGACactatttgaaaaatttcca CGCCAGTTCGTGGAGAAGCTCCTGGAGTGTGACTTTTTTAACAACGGATGAGGAAGTTCTCTtaaat GGAACCATAGACATAGTTCTCACATATTTCGAAGACGCGAACATCAATTTTAAGGCCACCAAGAGTTTTGAGAAAAGGGTCCATGTGAACAAC GATGTTGACAATTTTTCGGCAAATATTTTGTCCGCCATACGCGAGTGTGAGAATTGCGCGCTGTATGAGTTAAACGAGTTTCTTATCCATATAG aTACGGAACTGATCAAGAATACACGGAAAATAATACCGTTCAATGGTGACAAGTTTGACTGGAAGGAAACGTACCATGACATTCCCACTCAAATTAAGTCAGCACATGCATGCAAATATGTGTGCGTGGAAACACGTGCCTATTCACAAAAGTTGCATATATag
- a CDS encoding hypothetical protein (putative) produces the protein MSYLVLGGNNGAPKLASGRSNSVPSNSTNYKIFVRSLVKNLFNTDRKITYGVVGHTYTGRISFTQSVLSAFGCTNRMNKTTVINLEENINLHTKCGIILKKDLHGIGLIKRLHVLSNKERLTFLSEFLLNLTGKNLLKILTLINKEDIAYEYRNHFGKNRDKLEKLEKKEIIRLILLKEPKEESDNKNINFKNMIRLYNKLFLNKIAYY, from the coding sequence ATGAGCTATTTAGTATTAGGAGGAAATAATGGAGCCCCAAAATTGGCATCAGGGCGTTCAAATAGTGTCCCTAGCAACAGTACCAActacaaaatatttgtaagATCACTTGTGAAAAACTTATTTAACACAGATAGGAAAATTACTTACGGGGTTGTTGGACACACGTACACAGGAAGAATAAGCTTCACGCAATCTGTCCTGAGCGCATTCGGCTGCACAAATCGCATGAACAAAACAACAGTTATTAACcttgaagaaaatatcaatttgcacacaaaatgtggcataattttaaagaaagaTCTTCATGGCATTGGCCTAATTAAAAGACTACATGTGCTTAGCAACAAAGAAcgattaacttttttaagtgagtttttgcttaatttaacggggaaaaatttattaaaaattttaacccTCATAAACAAGGAAGATATTGCCTACGAGTACAGAAACCACTTTGGCAAAAATAGGGACAAGTtggaaaaattagaaaaaaaagaaatcattCGCCTAATTTTGTTAAAGGAACCAAAGGAAGAGtctgataataaaaatattaattttaaaaatatgatcagACTGtacaataaattatttttaaacaaaattgccTATTAC
- a CDS encoding eukaryotic translation initiation factor 3 subunit 6 (putative) — translation MEINKSSNHDQTNLISKICAYLDPHMTQIILSWMKENKVLNEAEIEQSLGLLKEGCEKEIVNIENEFTNGNRGVIVNCLDSLEVEIEEFQDAMNTYKNDQMNKIGGTVEKKSIMSLREWCGINVLEKTKTYNFTDNIDDKILKLSRYYYQKKDYQKSKQHLLLYILNISEIIINISDSPKMRLCYWGIISNIINSFFANLHNDEYMLVKTEEGKLIVREEIINEINVCIETIVKLSQVLNKDKVGRSEIILQRSWLIHWSLILIFHFFMYLIYVKSIYPKNNSFSMLQDWFIDEKNLSILNLICPHIIRYYCVYAIFYRNRKDHFELILNTLNLLKPKYTDPFTSLLISIFTEYDFNMAQTCIAQLGSICEKDIFLFKLKPFIEEQSRYIIFETYCRIHKSINIDMIANKVNLPRDDAEKWVVNLIRNAKLDAKIDSEKNCIEISTTLPNLYQQVIDKTQNLTMRSNFLVQVLNRSSTDEHFQKNIRFKNKNEKGKNPKRGGKQYNSLYNPNKGGIKLVSANM, via the exons ATGGAAATCAACAAGAGCAGTAACCATGACCAAACAAATTTGATCAGCAAAATATGCGCCTACCTAGATCCGCACATGACTCAGATAATTCTGAGTTGGATGAAGGAGAACAAG GTGCTGAACGAAGCCGAAATCGAGCAAAGTCTGGGTCTACTGAAGGAAGGGTGCGAAAAGGAAATCGTCAACATCGAAAATGAATTCACCAATGGAAACAGAGGAGTGATCGTGAACTGTCTAGATAGCCTGGAAGTCGAAATAGAAGAGTTCCAAGATGCCATGAATACGTACAAAAATGatcaaatgaacaaaatcgGAGGAAccgtagaaaaaaaaagtatcatGTCATTAAGAGAATGGTGTGGCATAAACGTCCTAGAAAAAACCAAGACCTACAATTTTACGGACAACAtagatgataaaattttaaagctAAGTAGATATTACTACCAGAAAAAGGACTACCAAAAGAGCAAACAACATTTACTCctatacattttaaatatctcagaaataattattaacatCTCGGATTCACCCAAAATGAGATTGTGCTACTGGGGTATCATCAGCAACATCATTAATAGCTTCTTTGCCAACCTACATAATGATGAATACATGTTAGTaaaaacagaagaaggaaaactaATCGTGAGggaagaaattataaatgaaataaatgtgtGCATAGAAACAATTGTCAAATTAAGTCAAGTACTAAATAAAGATAAGGTAGGAAGAAgtgaaattattttgcagAGAAGTTGGCTTATTCATTGGTCCCTCATTTTGATATTCCATTTCTTCATGTActtaatatatgtaaaaagtatatacccaaaaaataattccttttcTATGCTACAAGATTGGTTTattgatgagaaaaatttgTCAATTCTTAATTTGATATGTCCACATATTATTAGATACTATTGTGTGTATGCTATATTTTACCGTAATAGGAAAGACCACTTTGAGCTTATCCTGAACactttaaatttattgaagCCTAAATATACAGACCCTTTCACTTCTTTACTAATTTCTATATTTACTGAGTATGATTTTAATATGGCTCAAACATGCATTGCTCAGTTAGGGTCCATTTGCGAAAAAGATATTTTCCTATTTAAGTTAAAGCCTTTTATAGAGGAACAGAGCAGGTACATCATCTTCGAAACGTACTGTCGTATCCATAAATCGATCAACATTGACATGATTGCAAATAAGGTAAACCTTCCCAGGGATGATGCAGAGAAATGGGTTGTTAATCTGATTAGAAATGCTAAATTGGATGCTAAAATTGACAGTGAAAAAAACTGCATCGAAATATCTACCACCCTCCCTAATTTATACCAACAAGTTATCGACAAAACGCAAAATTTAACCATGAGATCTAATTTCCTTGTTCAAGTTTTAAATCGATCCTCAACAGATGAACACTTCCAGAAGAACATtcgatttaaaaataaaaatgaaaagggtaAGAATCccaagaggggggggaagcagtacAACTCCTTATATAACCCCAATAAGGGCGGCATCAAACTCGTCTCTGCAAATATGTAA
- a CDS encoding hypothetical protein (putative), giving the protein MKKENDGDDSFAFSSERDISNLYRKDHYMKHCHVKNHIEPIALEDEVHILKREEQQSFKLSDILKSLERIKEEKNEPSNEDIILPEYVEREKVEQEEESVERIHCGVYLHEVNITDNSYFHSRYDDIIDDYSDPIRIKGDMYINNIVHFEDSSTYRSVFEVHRVEWFLGLEINERRIHEIVPYTQGTSFRIPFEALGKYIFCKAYRNVHINSEYQKRGRNTVFDPHTLHKKPVKFKVEPKCVEKCSITSKGPVVVEDPLDNFCNLSNSSSSDDETVTTTSNATNQTDEKHRFLATLSINFDEIKFGLTNWAIGEEGQPHSDATGHTQGDKRNNDKRRNAAFNFFRLFDFQNDGAHSSSDSRAEKKNNSVGDEDGEKSTKGVKPLQSVGQNAHKKGSLKREGNQTELTLNLYEVEFRLSSKDDCVVVSIGIDLQKSFKFVKYKMVTIKPVGKNTSANELWLILVAFKSAYSYKNVFKKNAKVIYTNTNISFVQNIVNNYLTKSMERNADGAMPLQKINTIFNEAG; this is encoded by the exons atgaaaaaagaaaatgatggTGACGACTCCTTCGCCTTTTCCTCGGAAAGGGATATTTCCAATTTGTATCGAAAGGACCATTATATGAAGCACTGTCATGTTAAGAACCACATCGAGCCAATAGCATTGGAAGACGAAGTtcacattttgaaaagggAGGAACAACAATCGTTTAAATTAAGCGACATTTTAAAATCACtggaaagaataaaagaagaaaaaaatgaaccatcAAATGAAGACATCATTTTACCGGAATATGTGGAGCGTGAAAAAGTtgaacaagaagaagaaagcgtAGAAAGGATACATTGTGGAGTATACCTACATGAGGTAAACATAACAGACAATTCTTATTTTCATTCACGCTATGACGATATAATTGATGACTATTCTGATCCTATACGGATAAAGGGtgatatgtacataaacaaCATTGTCCATTTCGAAGACTCTTCAACTTATCGTTCCGTATTTGAGGTGCACAGAGTAGAGTGGTTCTTAGGGTTAGAAATAAATGAGAGAAGAATACACGAAATTGTCCCATATACCCAAGGGACGTCTTTTCGAATCCCATTTGAAGCGttaggaaaatatattttttgtaaagcctacagaaatgtgcacataaatTCGGAgtatcaaaaaaggggaaggaacaCCGTCTTCGATCCTCATACTCTACATAAGAAGCCTGTAAAATTTAAAGTAGAACCCAAATGTGTTGAAAAATGTTCTATTACGTCTAAGGGGCCA GTTGTTGTTGAAGATCCGCTAGATAATTTCTGCAACTTGTCCAACTCATCTTCATCGGATGACGAGACAGTTACGACTACATCCAACGCGACGAACCAAACGGATGAGAAGCACCGCTTCCTTGCTACCCTATCCATCAACTTTGACGAGATCAAATTTGGCCTAACAAATTGGGCAATCGGCGAGGAGGGTCAACCCCACAGTGATGCAACGGGTCATACGCAGGGTGACAAAAGAAACAATGACAAACGAAGAAACgctgcttttaatttttttcgcctgtTCGACTTCCAAAATGATGGTGCGCATAGCTCATCCGATTCGAGAGcggagaaaaagaacaactcCGTTGGGGATGAAGATGGtgaaaaaagcacaaaaggCGTAAAACCTCTCCAAAGCGTTGGGCAgaatgcacacaaaaaagggagccttaaaagggaaggaaaccAAACCGAATTGACGCTTAACTTGTACGAAGTAGAATTCAGACTATCCAGTAAAGACGACTGTGTTGTGGTAAGCATCGGAATTGATTTACAGAAATCATTTAAATTTGTCAAATACAAAATGGTTACTATCAAGCCGGTTGGGAAGAACACCTCCGCGAATGAGCTGTGGCTAATACTGGTGGCTTTCAAATCTGCGTACTCGTataaaaacgtttttaaaaaaaatgcaaaagtaaTTTACACGAATACGAATATTTCGTTCGTTCAAAATATAGTAAACAATTATTTGACAAAATCGATGGAAAGAAATGCGGACGGAGCTATGCCTCTCCAGAAGATAAACACAATTTTTAACGAAGCGGGGTGA
- a CDS encoding cyclophilin (putative) has protein sequence MFTLCKGYSDDEENEETEIINAVSEKKKSFEEKISYYKLKGKAERGHITIYTNLGEFEIEMYWYHSPKTCFNFYSLCEMGGDPTGTGKGGKSIYGEYFEDEINKELKHTGAGILSMSNNGPNTNSSQFFITLSPLPHLDGKHTIFARVSKNMTCIENIAAVKTTATNKPIFDVKILRTSTAVNVD, from the exons ATGTTCACGCTATGCAAAGGCTACAGTGACGACGAAGAGAATGAAGAAACAGAAATAATCAACGCAGtatccgaaaaaaaaaaatcatttgaagaaaaaatatcctattataaattaaaaggaaaagcagaaAGAGGACACATAACAATTTACACAAACCTGGGTGAGTTCGAAATAGAAATGTACTGGTACCATAGCCCCAAAACatgtttcaatttttattcattatgtGAAATGG GTGGGGACCCCACAGGGACagggaaaggggggaaaagcatTTATGGAGAATATTTCGaagatgaaataaataaagaattaaAGCATACTGGGGCTGGGATATTAAGCATGTCCAATAATGGCCCTAATACGAATTCCTCACAGTTTTTTATAACCCTATCTCCTTTACCCCATTTGGATGGAAAACACACCATTTTTGCAAGGGTCAGCAAAAATATGACTTGCATTGAAAATATAGCCGCCGTCAAGACAACTGCGACGAATAAGCCCATTTTTGATGTCAAAATTTTGCGAACTTCGACGGCTGTGAATGTTGATTGA
- a CDS encoding hypothetical protein (putative) codes for MINDEDLSLESFKKLKQLEEKINEKTNKNEKRKKEEDNKVKNFMQLKLLEHSLPHDVRKKMKSLKINNMKDLGKLAVTKKKKFFVKILERKDLKHQQKRSQK; via the coding sequence ATGATAAACGATGAAGACTTGAGCTTGGAGTCCTTCAAAAAGCTAAAGCAgctggaggaaaaaataaacgaaaaaacaaataagaatgaaaagaggaaaaaggaagaagacaataaagtaaaaaactTCATGCAACTCAAACTGTTGGAACACTCATTACCCCATGAtgtcaggaaaaaaatgaaatccTTAAAAATCAACAACATGAAAGATCTCGGAAAGTTAGCTGTCactaagaagaagaagttttTCGTGAAGATTTTGGAACGCAAGGATTTGAAGCACCAGCAGAAGCGGAGTCAGAAATAG
- a CDS encoding cell cycle regulator with zn-finger domain (putative), protein MLNANGDQNTEDTLDDDSKIIVVSDKTDSSGGDTKKKKKKNKQKKKRSESSRKYSTDKSIINLTKSVKDEIVQETSTADKTSKATNDETTAGYSDAYSGEYATEHTGQQNNAEEIFTIQNNRSKFVRLLPVFFIFLVLFVIYLIYVMYHCLPLILRSHRKVYVNYDLKRGITEVAIFHVILIMYLVNYVLSIVVPPGSIPNTDEWEIKDHQENYADHMDNYLLEKKKTGERRYCKWCCKFKPDRTHHCRVCKKCILKMDHHCPWIYNCVGYNNHKYFMLSLIYCCVTTVFVSITMFNSVRDAISHKETPFNELFLLLFGETLNSFLALIITCFLFFHIWLMFKAMTTIEFCEKQTNYQNQSYSKYYNKGMYQNFKDVFGESPFFWFLPIDNRKGDGINFIKCYSKDYSEKTSEETIPIKYSC, encoded by the exons ATGTTAAATGCAAATGGAGACCAAAACACGGAAGATACTTTAGACGATGATAGCAAAATAATTGTGGTGTCAGATAAGACGGACTCCTCCGGTGgtgacacaaaaaagaagaaaaag aaaaataaacagaagaaaaagagaagcgAGAGTAGCAGAAAGTACTCCACGGATAAGAGCATCATAAATCTCACAAAAAGCGTGAAGGACGAAATAGTACAGGAAACGTCAACAGCGGATAAAACAAGCAAGGCAACGAATGATGAGACCACCGCAGGGTATAGTGACGCGTACAGTGGCGAGTACGCCACTGAGCACACGGGACAGCAGAACAACGCCGAGGAAATCTTCACTATACAAAATAACCGGAGCAAATTTGTCCGTCTGTTAcctgtattttttattttccttgttttATTCGTCATATACCTCATATATGTAATG TACCACTGCCTTCCACTTATATTGAGAAGCCACAGGAAGGTGTACGTCAATTACGACTTGAAGAG AGGAATCACCGAAGTAGCCATTTTCCACGTCATCCTGATCATGTACCTCGTGAATTATGTGCTGTCCATAGTAGTCCCCCCTGGATCCATTCCAAACACCGATGAATGGGAAATTAAAGATCACCAAGAGAATTACGCAGACCATATGGATAATTACttattggagaaaaaaaaaacgggggaaaGGCGGTATTGCAAATGGTGTTGCAAATTCAAACCTGATAGGACTCATCATTGTCGAGTTTGCAAAAagtgcattttaaaaatggaccACCATTGTCCGTGGATATATAACTGTGTTGGGTACAATAATCACAAGTACTTTATGCTTTCCTTAATTTATTGTTGTGTGACTACTGTTTTTGTGTCGATAACGATGTTCAATTCGGTTAGGGATGCCATAAGTCACAAGGAG acCCCATTTAACGAGTTGTTTTTGCTACTCTTCGGAGAAACCCTGAATTCGTTCCTCGCCCTCATCATCacttgttttttattttttcatatctg GCTCATGTTTAAGGCCATGACGACCATCGAATTTTGCGAGAAGCAGACGAATTACCAAAATCAGTCTTACTCG AAATACTATAACAAAGGTATGTACCAGAATTTCAAGGACGTTTTCGGCGAATCCCCCTTCTTTTGGTTCCTGCCAAtag ACAACAGAAAAGGCGACGGAATAAATTTCATAAAGTGCTACAGTAAGGACTACAGCGAGAAGACGTCAGAAGAAACGATCCCGATAAAATATAGCTGCTAA